A segment of the Acidobacteriota bacterium genome:
GGAATCCGAGGAGCAGCGATCGAATCGGCATGGCCGGATTCTACTCGCCCCATCGCGCCTTTCGACCCCAGTGGACACCCTCTCCGCCCGTGGTTAGACTCCGCTGCCATGAACTCCCACTCCCTCGCCGAACGTCCCGCCACGGGCATCGCGTCCATCGGTCTCGCCTTTCCCCCTCTCGCCCTGCCGGTGGAGGAGCTGGCGACCCTGCGCGGCGTCGACCCGAACAAGTACACCCTCGGCCTCGGCTGTCGCGAAATGGCCCTCTGCCCAAAGGACTACGGCGTGGTGGACATGGCCGTCGAGGCGGCCCGGCGGGCCCTCGACCGCTGGGACGGCGATCGCGAGCGCATCGCCCTCCTCGCCGTCGGCACCGAAACGGCGCTGGACATGAGCCGGCCGCTGAGCGCCTGGGTGGCGGAGAGCCTGGGCCTGGCCGGGCGGGTACGCTCCTACGAGGTCAAACACGCCTGCTACGGCGGCACCCTGGCGCTGCGTCAGGCCACCGAGTGGCGGCTCTCCGGCGCCGCCCGGACGGCCTCCGGCGATACCCAAGCCGCCCTGGTGATCGCCGCCGACGTGGCGCTCTACGAACCGGAGGATCCCGGCGAGCCCACCCAGGGCGCCGGCGCCGTGGCGATGGTCGTCGACGGCCCCGAAGTCGCCGCCATCGACACCGCCAGCTACCCCTACAGCGAACCGGCCTTCGACTTCTGGCGGCCGGTGGGCCAGGACTTTCCCAATGTCGAAGGTCCGCTGAGCCTCGACTGCTACCGGCGCGCCGCCGAAGCCTGTTTCACCGCCTGGATCGGCGACCGCGAACCCCGCCCTGCCTTGGCCGAGCTGGCGGCCCTGTGCTTCCATGTGCCCTTCCCCAAAATGGTCAAGAAGGCCGTCGTTCAGATGGGCGAAGCCCTGGGCCTCGCCGAGGAGGAGATCACCCGCCTCTACGACGGCAAGGTCGCACCGACCATGGGTTGGAATCGCCGCTGCGGAAACGCCTACACCGCCAGCCTGTGGATCGCCGTTGCCGAGGCTCTGCGTGGGCTCGATGAGGGCCGGCGCATCGCCGCCTTCTCCTACGGCTCCGGCTTCGGCGCCGAGCTGTTGACCTTGGCCGCCGGTCCGGCGGCCGCCGCCGGCGCCTGGGCGGCGGACATCGAAACGGACCTCTCCCACCGCCAGCGGATCGACGCCGCGGCCTACAGCCAACTCCGCGCCTAGGGAGGTCGCATCGATGATCCGCAGCGCCACCATTTTCCTGACCCTCTTCGCCCTCCTCGCATGCGGCCCAAAACCCCCGACGGACGACGAGCCGTCCTCCCCCGAAGCGAGTGCAGCCATGGCCGAAATTTCCGAAGACTACGTCCGCCTCGTCCTCGCCGTCGGCCGCCACGACGACAACTTCGTCGACGCCTACTACGGTCCCGCCGAGTGGCGGCAAGAGGCGGAGGCCGGTGAGCCGGTTCCGCTGGAGGATCTCTCCGCCCGGGCCGATGCGCTCCAAGAACGGCTATCGGCGGTGCCAGCGGGCGACGCCACGGGAGACGCGGCCGCGCAAGGCGATCTCTTCGGCCTGCGCCTCTCCTTCTTCCGGGCACAACTGCGCGCCGTCTCCAGCCGCATCGCGATGCTGAACGGCGCGGACTTCACCTTCGACGAGGAGTCCAGGCGCCTGTACGACGCCGTCGCACCGCACCATCCGGAAGGGCACTACGAAGCGCTGCTCGCAAGCCTCGCCGGGGAACTGCCCGGCGACGGCCCCCTCACCGAGCGCTACACCGCGTGGCAGGAGCAGTTCGTCATCCCGCCGAACAAGGTGTCCGCCGTCTTCGACGCCGCCATCGCCGAGTGCCGGCGGCGCACCGCAGAGCGCCTGGAGCTGCCGGAGAGCGAGAGCTTCACGGTGGAGTACGTCACGGACCAACCGTGGAGCGCCTACAACTGGTACCAGGGCGACTACAACAGCTTGATCCAGGTGAACACCGACCTGCCCATCGCCATCGACCGGGCGGTCGACCTGGCGTGCCACGAGGGCTACCCCGGCCACCATGTGTTCAACGTCCTGATCGAACGCGATCTGGTGCGCGACCGGGGCTTTCAGGAACTCTCCGTCTACCCGCTGTTCTCGCCCCAGTCGTTGATCGCCGAGGGCACCGCCAACTTCGGCATCGAGGTCGCCTTTCCGGGGGAGGAGCGCACCGCCTTCGAGCGCGACGTGCTCTACCCACTGGCCGGTCTCGATCCGGCGCGGGCCGAGGAATACTCGCGGGTGCGTACCTTGATGGCGGACCTGGCCTACGCCGGCAACGAAGCGGCGCGACAGTACCTCAACGGCGAGATCGACGCCGACCAGGCCGCCGCCTGGCTGGAGCGCTATGCCCTCTCCAGCCGGCCGCGGGCGGAGCAGCGGGTCCGTTTCTACGACCGCTACCGCAGCTACGTCATCAACTACAACCTGGGTCAGGACATCGTCCGGCGCTGGGTGGAAGCCCAGGGCGGCACGGCAGACAACCCGGAAGCGCGCTGGGCGGCCTTCGAAGCGCTGCTCAACACCCCGCGCATCGCCTCCGGCCTCGCCGTCGACGGCGACTGAAGCCGACCGATGGTTGAGCAGACGGTCTACCTGATCGATTCGAGCCCTTACATCTTCCGGGCCTTCTTCTCCCTGCCGTCCTCGATGCGAGACGGCGAGGGGCGGCCGGTCAACGCCGTCTATGGCTTCGCGTCCTTCTTGATCCGGCTGATCACCGAGGAGGAGCCGAGCCACCTGGCGGCGACCTTCGACGGCCGATTGTCGGAGAGCTTTCGCAACGATCTCTACTCGGCCTACAAGGCCCAGCGCGAGGCGCCGCCACAGGAGCTGAAGGACCAGATCGGCCTCTGCCGCGAGATCGCCGAGGCCCTCGGCGTGGCGACCTTGATCGACATGTCCTACGAGGCGGACGACCTCTGCGGCACCCTTGCCGCCCGCTTCGCCGAACAGGGCCATCGCGCGGTGGTGGTGACTTCCGACAAGGACCTGGCACAGCTCGTCACGGACCGGGTGAGCCTCTACGACTTCGCCAAGGGCAGCCACTTCGGGCCGGCGGAAGTGCGCGAGAAATTCGACGTCGCGCCGGAACAGATCGCCGACTACCTCGGCCTGGCCGGCGACGCGGTGGACAACATTCCCGGCGTACCGGGCATCGGCAAGAAAACCGCCGCCGCTCTGCTGCAGGGGATGGGCACCCTCGACGCCGCCCTCGACCGCCTGGACGAAGTGGCGGAATTGCCGCTGCGGGGCGCCAAGTCGCTCGCCAAGAAGCTCACAGAGCACCGCGACCAGGCGCTGCTCTCCCGCCAGCTCGCCACCATCGTGACGGACGCTCCGGTGGCGGCGGAGATGGAGGATCTGGAGCTGCGCGGAGCTTCCGAGGAGAAGGTCGATCCGCTGTTTGAGCGCCTCGGCTTTGGAGCGACGCTACGCGACCGCATACCCGCTTGGGCCTAGTCCATCGACGGCAACGCCACCGGTCGCCAGTCGGCCAACACCAACTCCCGCGCCGCCACCTGCCACACCACCACCTGGACCCCGTCGAGGGACATCGTCCCTGCCGCCAGACGCGCGGCGAGGCGTTGCCGCACTTCCGTCGCGCCGCCGCCGTCGATGGCGAGGCGCTCGACCGGCCGCTGGAGGTGGAAGGCGAGCTGTTCCGCCAGGCCGGCGCCGCGGCCCCACCCCAGGCGATCGTCCGAGAAGACGTTGGTGAAACTGTCGCCCAGCAGCAATACCGGTGCGCCTTCCGCCTCATCGGGTCCCCGCACCACCTGCAGGGAAATCGAGTGCCAGGGCGCCGCCTCCGGCTCCAGGGTGCGGCGCTGGTCGCCGACGCCGGTCACCTCGACCGGCGAGCGGATCCACTCCCCCGCCGGCGCCCCCGTCAGCCGCGGCGTGATGCGCTGCGCCAGCCGGCGGGCGACCGCGTCCACCACCTCCGGCCGCCAGTGGGTATCGTCGATCAGGTAGGCGGCCTTGTTCTCCTCCAGCACACCCGCGAGGATCTCCGGTGCCGGATCGTAGACCTCCACCCCCACCGCCTCCAGCTCCACCCGTAGACGTTCCCAGCGGGCAACGTTCAGCGGCGCCTCGACCCCGCCGAATCGCGGCGCCAGAAGGCGCGGGTGGACCGCCGCCTTGGTCGGTGCCGGCAGCAGGATCAGGTGGACTCCGCGTTCGGCGAGCTGTCGCGCGAAGCCCGCGATGGCCTGGACGGGACCGCCAGCGGTTTTCTCCTGTGCGGAAGCCGGCAGCAGCAGAGAGTCGACCCCAGGCTTCAGGAAAAGCCAGTCCCGTCGGCCAATCAGCACATCACCCCGCGCACCCCCGACCCGGCTGACGAGCGGACCGAGCGCCGAGCGCAACCGCGCGCCGGCGTCGCTGGTGTCTTCCAGGTTCTCCTCGAAGCGCTCCATGCGGGCCGCCAGGTCGGCGACTAGACCGCCGCCGCCGGCCGCCGAAGCGGCCGCGGCGAGAGCTTCGTAGGACGGGCTCTCCACCGGACCGACGGCATCCCACAGGGGCACCACCAGGATGATCGCCAGGAAGGCGCCGACCAACCAGCGGGCGGTCACCGGCCCGACCACGGTCGGCGGCATGATGCGATCCGGGCGGAGATCGGGAGCGGCGGCCATCAGCGGGTACCCATCAGAAGGTGCCCATCAGAAGATGAAGTAGATGAAGGGATTGTGGCCCTGCAGTTCGAGCACTGCCAGGGAGGCGGCGAAGAGACCGAGGGCGGCGACGGCGCGCAGCGGGGTGAGCACCCGGCTCCAGTCCCAGGTCTGCGGTGAGCGCCAGACGATCACCGCCGCCAGGGCGAAGGGCACCGTCAAGGCCGGCACGTAGACGATTCCCGAGAGCAGGCCGGCGGCGGCGCTCGCCTCGGAGAGGCCGAACATCGAGCGGTAATAGCGGCCGGCGGCGGCGATGTCCTCGGCCCGGAAGAGCACCCAGCCGAGGGTGACCAGCAGGAAAGTGCCGGCCATTTTCAGAGGGGACACCTGCAGCGGGGCCGGCAGCCAGCGCCGCCATCGCTCCGCCCAGCCGCGCTCTCGGATGAGCCGCTCCGTCGCCAGCAGCCCACCGTGGAAGGCGCCCCAGGCAACGAAGGTCCAGGCGGCGCCGTGCCACAGGCCTCCCAGGAGCATCACCAGGGCGAGGTTGCGGTAGGTCGGAAGGCGGCCCCGGCGGTTGCCGCCGAGGGGGATGTAGAGGTAGTCGCGCAGCCAGGCCGACAGCGAAATGTGCCAGCGGCGCCAGAAGTCGGTGATCGAGGTGGCGCGGTAGGGCGAGTCGAAGTTCTTCGGGAAGGCAAAGCCCAGAATCAAGCCCAGGCCGATCGCCATGTCGCTGTAACCGGAAAAATCGAAGTAGATCTGGAAGCCGTAGGCGAAGGCACCGTACCAGGCCTCCAGCGGACCGAGGCCGACGGTCCGGAAACAGGCATCGGCGATTTCGCCGCAAGGGTTCGCCAGAAGAATCTTCTTGGCCATGCCGAGGGCGAAGAAGGCCACGCCGCGGGACGCCTTTGCGAAGCTGTGGCCCCGCTCCACGAGCTGGTCGGCCAACTCCGAGTAGCGCAGGATCGGCCCCGCTACGAGCTGCGGGAACATCGACACATAGCAGGCGAAATCGACCAGATTCTTCTGCACCTCGGCGCGGCCGCGCCACAGGTCCAGCGTGTAGCTCATCGACTGGAAGGTGTAGAAGCTGATCCCCAGCGGCAAGGTGACGGCGAACAGGGTGCCGTCGATGGGCGGCAGGCCGAGGGCCTCGGTCAGCGACGAGTAGACGAAGCCGGCATACTTGAAGTAGCCGAGCATCAGCAGATTGCCGGTTACCGAAGCGGCTACCGCCCAACGGCCAACGACGCTCCGGCCATGGCGGGCGATCACCCGGCCGGCGCCGTAGTCGAGCACCGTGGAGGCGAGCATCAGCGGCAGGAAGACGGGATTGGCCCAGCCGTAGAACAGGTAGCTCGCGACAGCCAGCGCACCGTTTCGGGCCGCCCTCGGCAGGGCGAAGTACACCGCCAGCACCAGCGGCAGGAAGTAGAAGACGAAGAGGTGGGAGCTGAAGACCATGGCGCGGGCGGTATGGAGCTAGGGCGCAGCCTCCACCAGCGGCCGGGCGGCGAAGTACAGCGGCCCGGGACCGTCGATCTCATCGGCCAGGTAGCGCCCTTCGAGCTGCGGGTTGGCCGCGAACGGCTCCAGACGCAGGCGAGCGCGCTGGCCGACGGTCCAGGCGCCCTCCCGCGTGCTTCGGCCGTCGAGCAGCACCCAGTGGGCCACCCGCAGACGGTCGTTGGCGGTGAGCTCCACTCCCCGGCCCGCCAGCCGCCGCAGAATCCGGTACTCGTATACCGCCAGGGCGCGATCATAGGGAGTGATCTCGTCCAGAGACGGGGTCGGCGAGCGCGCCACCAGCTCCGCCTCCACGATCGCAGCGGCGACCGGCGTTGCCGTTTCCCGGTCCAGGCGCCGATGGCTCTCCGCCACCTCCGCCGGCGACAACACCCGGCCGTAGAAGGCCACCGCATCGATAGCCCCTGTCCAGGCGGCGGCGTTCACTCCGTTGCCGGCCCAGCCCTCGCCGAAGCGCAGGGGCTGGTCCCGCCAGTGGAAGAAGTCGCCCAGGCGGCGGCCGGCGGCGCCCAGATCCACCGCGTGGCCGTCGCGATAAGCGCGCAGCGCGCCCGGTTCGAAGGTGACCGTCAGATGCACCGCCTCGCCGGCCGCCACCGGGAACAGCTCCACCGGCGGCACCGGCCGGTTGCGGCCGGCGGTGCGCAGCCGCAGCACCAGGCGGTCGCCCTCCTGGGTGACGGCGAGATGCCCTCCCCGCCGGCCGGCGCCGAGGGCCACCACGGTCCTCGGGCGCGGCTGCGAAGTGCCGAGGGGCACGAATCTCACTTCGAAGGACAGGCGGTTGGCTCCCTGGGCAGCGCGGCGGATGGCGCCTCCCGCCTCCGCCGACTCGAAGTAGCCGCCGGACGGACGCATGGCGCCGCGGCCGTCGATGCGGGCCTCGCCCCGTGCCCGCAGCACGAAGGTGCGCTCGCCGGCTCCGGACGGCGCCGGCACCAGGTTGGGCGCCGAGCCGTCGCGCCACAGAAAAGCCAGAGCCTCTCGCCCCGCCGGCCAGCGAGGAGCGGGAATCGGCCGGCTGACCGCCGCCATCTCGTTCGGCGGCACGGCCCGGTCCAGGATGCCGGCGAGGTTCAGGGTATCGGCCGCTTCGAGATCCGCCGCCAGATCGAGGATCAGCCGCCGCCCGGACTCGTCGAGGCGCCGGCCGGCCACCGCCAGGTCCGAAGCGAGAAAGATACGGGCCATTGCCGCCACCCTCACCGGCTCGTCGAAGGACACCTCCAGCCGGCGCGGCCCCACCACCCGCAAGCCCGTAACCTGCGGGGGCTTGCGCGACCTCACCCGCACCTGCCCCTCGAAGCGCTCGCCGGCCGGCGTTTCGGCGATCACCCGGTAACTGCCCGCGGCCTCGAAGGTATGGCGGGCGGCGGTGCGCACTTCGCCTTTCAGACCGTCGCCGAAATCCCACCGCGCCGGTCGCGGTGCGGCGAAGTCGACGATGACCGGCGCTTCCCCGCCGTGACGGCCGAGGGCGAGAGGGCGGCGGTAGACGTCCGGAAAGCGGTCCGTCGCCGGATCCTCGCTCACCGCCACCGGTGGCCCCACCAACTCCAGAGACTCGGGATCCACCTCCGCCAGCCACACGTCGTAGTCCGCCTGCTGGAAGTCGTGCTCACCGCCGGAGGCACCCCAGGCGAGAAGGCTCTGGTCCCGGGACAACATCGGGAAGTAGAGATAGCCGCGATCCGGCGGCAACCGGTGGTCGCCCTTGTCGAGGATTCCGCGGCTGGTGCCGGTGGCCAGTTCGACCTGCCGCACCGGGCCGCCGGCGCCGGCGATCCAGAAGCCCCAGCGCCCATCGGCGCTGAAGTAGGGCTGGCAGCCCCCCAGAGGTTGGCGCGGCAGGATCTCACCGGTCGCCGCCTCGAAAGGCGAAAAATCGGGAACGCCGCTGGTGGCGAAGGTCAGCGGCGCGTTGACGATCCAGCCGTCCTTCGGGTGCGGCTCGCCGGTCAACGGGCGGATCTCACCGCTGGACGCTTGCAAGAGCGCCGTGTGGCCGTCCGCACCGATGAAGATCAGCTCCTCCGACGATCGCCACAGGGCCACCCGGTGTTCCGAAGGCACCCGGGCGGCGGCCAGGCGGCGGCTTTCGCCGCTTGCGACGTCCTGCAGCATCAGTTCCCCGGACCAGGGACGCGGGCCGCCGGGCCGGAAGCGCAGGTAGACGAGGGAGTCACCCTCTGGCGAAATGTGCGGGCAGCAGTGCCGCCAGCCGGGGTCCTCGGGGCTCAGCCGCTCGGCCGGCGAGCCGTCGAGGGAGCGCCGGTAGATCCGCCACTCGCCCTCGCGGTTCGATTCCCAAGCCACCCAGCCGGGACCGAGGGCGGCCTCGGCGAGGGTCCGTCCCGCCCCGGCCGGCGCGGTGGAACCCGTGGGCGCGGCAGGTCGAAAACCGGCATCGGCCGGCGTCAGGTTTAGCCAGGAAACTGCTAGCGCGGCGACGAGGGCCAGCACGATCCAGCCGAAAGTGACGAGCGAGGAAGGGAGGCGGGCGGCGGAGAAGGCCATTCCGGATACACTAACAGTCCGCCGCGCGCCGTAATCCCCTCGTCCCCCGCACCATGCTCAGCCGCTACGCCTCTCTCGTCGCATTCGCCACGGTGGTCCTGTGGATGATGGCGACGGCGCTGTCCGGCGCCGACGAGA
Coding sequences within it:
- a CDS encoding MBOAT family protein, with the translated sequence MVFSSHLFVFYFLPLVLAVYFALPRAARNGALAVASYLFYGWANPVFLPLMLASTVLDYGAGRVIARHGRSVVGRWAVAASVTGNLLMLGYFKYAGFVYSSLTEALGLPPIDGTLFAVTLPLGISFYTFQSMSYTLDLWRGRAEVQKNLVDFACYVSMFPQLVAGPILRYSELADQLVERGHSFAKASRGVAFFALGMAKKILLANPCGEIADACFRTVGLGPLEAWYGAFAYGFQIYFDFSGYSDMAIGLGLILGFAFPKNFDSPYRATSITDFWRRWHISLSAWLRDYLYIPLGGNRRGRLPTYRNLALVMLLGGLWHGAAWTFVAWGAFHGGLLATERLIRERGWAERWRRWLPAPLQVSPLKMAGTFLLVTLGWVLFRAEDIAAAGRYYRSMFGLSEASAAAGLLSGIVYVPALTVPFALAAVIVWRSPQTWDWSRVLTPLRAVAALGLFAASLAVLELQGHNPFIYFIF
- a CDS encoding LamG-like jellyroll fold domain-containing protein, with protein sequence MAFSAARLPSSLVTFGWIVLALVAALAVSWLNLTPADAGFRPAAPTGSTAPAGAGRTLAEAALGPGWVAWESNREGEWRIYRRSLDGSPAERLSPEDPGWRHCCPHISPEGDSLVYLRFRPGGPRPWSGELMLQDVASGESRRLAAARVPSEHRVALWRSSEELIFIGADGHTALLQASSGEIRPLTGEPHPKDGWIVNAPLTFATSGVPDFSPFEAATGEILPRQPLGGCQPYFSADGRWGFWIAGAGGPVRQVELATGTSRGILDKGDHRLPPDRGYLYFPMLSRDQSLLAWGASGGEHDFQQADYDVWLAEVDPESLELVGPPVAVSEDPATDRFPDVYRRPLALGRHGGEAPVIVDFAAPRPARWDFGDGLKGEVRTAARHTFEAAGSYRVIAETPAGERFEGQVRVRSRKPPQVTGLRVVGPRRLEVSFDEPVRVAAMARIFLASDLAVAGRRLDESGRRLILDLAADLEAADTLNLAGILDRAVPPNEMAAVSRPIPAPRWPAGREALAFLWRDGSAPNLVPAPSGAGERTFVLRARGEARIDGRGAMRPSGGYFESAEAGGAIRRAAQGANRLSFEVRFVPLGTSQPRPRTVVALGAGRRGGHLAVTQEGDRLVLRLRTAGRNRPVPPVELFPVAAGEAVHLTVTFEPGALRAYRDGHAVDLGAAGRRLGDFFHWRDQPLRFGEGWAGNGVNAAAWTGAIDAVAFYGRVLSPAEVAESHRRLDRETATPVAAAIVEAELVARSPTPSLDEITPYDRALAVYEYRILRRLAGRGVELTANDRLRVAHWVLLDGRSTREGAWTVGQRARLRLEPFAANPQLEGRYLADEIDGPGPLYFAARPLVEAAP
- a CDS encoding hydroxymethylglutaryl-CoA synthase, with the protein product MNSHSLAERPATGIASIGLAFPPLALPVEELATLRGVDPNKYTLGLGCREMALCPKDYGVVDMAVEAARRALDRWDGDRERIALLAVGTETALDMSRPLSAWVAESLGLAGRVRSYEVKHACYGGTLALRQATEWRLSGAARTASGDTQAALVIAADVALYEPEDPGEPTQGAGAVAMVVDGPEVAAIDTASYPYSEPAFDFWRPVGQDFPNVEGPLSLDCYRRAAEACFTAWIGDREPRPALAELAALCFHVPFPKMVKKAVVQMGEALGLAEEEITRLYDGKVAPTMGWNRRCGNAYTASLWIAVAEALRGLDEGRRIAAFSYGSGFGAELLTLAAGPAAAAGAWAADIETDLSHRQRIDAAAYSQLRA
- a CDS encoding 5'-3' exonuclease H3TH domain-containing protein, with protein sequence MVEQTVYLIDSSPYIFRAFFSLPSSMRDGEGRPVNAVYGFASFLIRLITEEEPSHLAATFDGRLSESFRNDLYSAYKAQREAPPQELKDQIGLCREIAEALGVATLIDMSYEADDLCGTLAARFAEQGHRAVVVTSDKDLAQLVTDRVSLYDFAKGSHFGPAEVREKFDVAPEQIADYLGLAGDAVDNIPGVPGIGKKTAAALLQGMGTLDAALDRLDEVAELPLRGAKSLAKKLTEHRDQALLSRQLATIVTDAPVAAEMEDLELRGASEEKVDPLFERLGFGATLRDRIPAWA